DNA sequence from the Pyramidobacter porci genome:
CGCGGCGGATTCCGCAGAAAAAAGCGTTTCTCCGCGCGCTGGGCGCCGATCCCGCCAGGATCGCGAGCGTGCGCGGCGTCGAGCTGCCGCCGAACGTATCGCGGCAGCGGAGCGAAATCGTCGAGATCCTCGAGGCGGGCGGACGGCGGTGCGTCGAAGAAGACGGCGCCGGCGCCGTGATCCTCGGCTGTCTCGGTTTCGCCGGCATGGGTGCGGAGCTGACGGCGAGGCTTGGCGTGCCGGTGATCGACCCCGCCGCCGCGCTGATCGCTGCGGCCGAATCCCTGATCGTTCAGGGGCTCAGCCACAGCAAGAGGAGCTGGCCCGAGCCGCCGGCGTCGCGACGCTTCTGGGGCGCGGGAATCATCGAAAATTGAACGCTATATTATTTTAATCAAGGAGGAATAAAACATGAAATTCAACGTCAAAAAATTTGCCGCCGGCCTCGCGGCGGTCATGCTGTGCGCCGCGCCGGCCTTTGCGGCCAAGCCGCTCGAAGGGCAAAAGCTGAAGATGGCAGTCAGCCCCACGTTCCCCCCCTTCGAGTTCGAGCGGCTCGACGAGCAGGGCAACGCCCGCATCGTCGGCTACGACATCGACATGGTGGACGCGATCGCCGCGGAACTCGGCTTCACCTACGAGCTGGTGCACACCAACTTCAAGGGATTGATGGGGGAGCTGGCCAGTCATCGCGTTGACTTCGTCGTCTCCGGCATGTCGCCCACCGAGGAGCGCAAGAAGACCGTCGACTTCTCCGTGCCCTACTATTACTGCCAGACTTCGATCATCCAGCACAAAGGAACCAACATCAAGACCGTGGCGGACCTGAAGGGCAAAAAGATCGCCGCTTCTTTCGGCACGCAGTACGCCGACTTCGCCGAAGCGGCCGGGGCCGTCGTCGCCGCGATGGACAGCAGCACGTACAGCATGCAGGAGCTCCTGGCCGGCCGCGCCGACGGCGTGGTGCAGGACGCCGCTTCCGCTTCCATCCGCGTCAAGCAGCATCCCGAGCTCGAGTACTTCGTGCTGCCGCAGGACGAACTCGACAAGGTGCAGGGCGGCAACGTCTCCGACTGTTTCGCCGCCGTGTTCCCCAAGGGCTCGAAACTGGAACCGCTGTTTACCGAGCAGATCGAGAAGATGCAGGCCGACGGCACGATGAAGGCCATTTACGAGAAGTGGATCGGCCCCTGGCCTTACGACGCCAAGCCGCTTCAGGGCAAGCACTACAAGCTGGCGATCAACGCTACCTTCGCGCCTTTCGAGTTCGCCCAGGTGAACGACAAAGGCGAGAGCGTCATCACCGGTTTCGACATCGACGTGCTCGACGCCATCGCCGCGGAGCTCGGCTTTACCTACGAGATCAAGGACATGAACTTCTCCGGTCTGATCGGCGAGCTGCACAGCGGCCGCGCCGACTTCGTCATCTCCGGCCTGTCGGACACGGAGGAGCGCCGCAAGAGCGTCGATTTCTCCGTTCCCTATTACTTCTGCAAGACCGCCATCATCTCGCCAGCCGCCGCGCCGGTGAAGACCATGGCGGAGATGAAGGGCAAAAAGATCGCCACCGTGTTCGGCACGGAGTACGCCAAGGTGGTCGAAGCTTCCGGTTCCATTCCCACGCTGCTCGACAACAGCACCATGGTCACTCAGGAACTGCTGAACGGGCGCGTCGACGGCGCCGTCATGGACGCCTCGCAGGCCAAGACCAAGTGCGAGCAGAACGAGGGCTACGTGTATCACGTCATTCCCAACGAAGACCTGGAAAGCGCGCATTACGTCTCCGGCGCGTACTCCATCGCTTTTCAGAAAGGTTCCGAGCTGATCCCTCTGTTCAACGCCCAGATCGAGAAGATGTTCGCCGGCGGGCGGATGAACGAGCTGATCGTCAAATGGATGGGCGAGGAGTTCGTCAAGTAACTTTTTCCGGGAAAAAACGGCCGAAGGGCCCGCCGCCGCGCGGGGAACCTTTCGGCCCTGTGTGGCGGGCGCGCCGCGCGTCGCCGCGGCGGCTTCGCGAAACGCCGCAGGAAGGAAGAACATGAGAAAATCGCTTTTCGGCCGCAAAAAAGCGCCGCTGCTGGCCCTCGCGGCCGTGCTGGCTCTGGCGGGGCTGGCGTGGGCCGCGCCGGCCCCGGCGCGGCGGTTTGCGCTGCACTTCGAACGCATCTGGCCCTATTACAAAGTCTTTTACCACGGCATGATCAATTCGCTCCAAGTGACCTTCATGTCCGTGATCATGGGCTCGATCTGCGGCACCGTGCTGGCGCTGCTCAAAGTCTCGCGCCTTGGGCCGCTGTCGTGGTTCGCTACGGCCTACACCTCGGTGTTCCGCGGCACGCCGCTGATGGTGCAGCTGTTCCTCGTCTATTTCGCCACGCCGCAGCTCTTCGACTACCAGATCCCGGCCTTCAACGCCGTGGTGCTGACCTTCGGGCTTAACTCCGCCGCCTACGTGTCCGAGATCCTGCGCGGCGGCATCCAGTCCATCGACGTCGGCCAGCGCGAGGCCGCCATGGCCCT
Encoded proteins:
- a CDS encoding aspartate/glutamate racemase family protein; its protein translation is MKICVVNPDSGLDAAGLRLRVERLRAFARPDTEIVMVCPQKNNLCVDSCLDAALDAPEIAEMALRAQADGADAVCLYCFSDPGFDACRELLRVPVVGGAQAAVLLASQLALSFSVLTTSARRIPQKKAFLRALGADPARIASVRGVELPPNVSRQRSEIVEILEAGGRRCVEEDGAGAVILGCLGFAGMGAELTARLGVPVIDPAAALIAAAESLIVQGLSHSKRSWPEPPASRRFWGAGIIEN
- a CDS encoding transporter substrate-binding domain-containing protein; the encoded protein is MKFNVKKFAAGLAAVMLCAAPAFAAKPLEGQKLKMAVSPTFPPFEFERLDEQGNARIVGYDIDMVDAIAAELGFTYELVHTNFKGLMGELASHRVDFVVSGMSPTEERKKTVDFSVPYYYCQTSIIQHKGTNIKTVADLKGKKIAASFGTQYADFAEAAGAVVAAMDSSTYSMQELLAGRADGVVQDAASASIRVKQHPELEYFVLPQDELDKVQGGNVSDCFAAVFPKGSKLEPLFTEQIEKMQADGTMKAIYEKWIGPWPYDAKPLQGKHYKLAINATFAPFEFAQVNDKGESVITGFDIDVLDAIAAELGFTYEIKDMNFSGLIGELHSGRADFVISGLSDTEERRKSVDFSVPYYFCKTAIISPAAAPVKTMAEMKGKKIATVFGTEYAKVVEASGSIPTLLDNSTMVTQELLNGRVDGAVMDASQAKTKCEQNEGYVYHVIPNEDLESAHYVSGAYSIAFQKGSELIPLFNAQIEKMFAGGRMNELIVKWMGEEFVK
- a CDS encoding amino acid ABC transporter permease, whose protein sequence is MRKSLFGRKKAPLLALAAVLALAGLAWAAPAPARRFALHFERIWPYYKVFYHGMINSLQVTFMSVIMGSICGTVLALLKVSRLGPLSWFATAYTSVFRGTPLMVQLFLVYFATPQLFDYQIPAFNAVVLTFGLNSAAYVSEILRGGIQSIDVGQREAAMALGVPYRAMMFDIVIPQALRTVLPSLVNELIALLKDTSIVATIGMLDMMRAAQTAMNSTYLAFEPFIVVAGMYYVLVMIFTAVASRLERRLHKSDRN